A single Dermacentor variabilis isolate Ectoservices chromosome 9, ASM5094787v1, whole genome shotgun sequence DNA region contains:
- the LOC142557880 gene encoding fibroblast growth factor receptor-like 1, which produces MALVFALLALGASLERAQCSVEPPKIQPFSFPASKAMPKKVVVHCVAIEGSEPFQFSWSRDGAQLPSGDSRVHVKQVSEAVSSLTISKAGAEDIGNYTCVATNAAGSDSATSQLLVTGTVPMPNQMRTRS; this is translated from the exons ATGGCTCTAGTATTTGCACTGCTGGCACTTGGAGCTTCACTCGAAAGGGCTCAATGCTCAG TCGAACCGCCCAAGATTCAGCCGTTCAGCTTCCCCGCCAGCAAAGCCATGCCGAAGAAAGTTGTCGTGCACTGCGTCGCGATCGAGGGAAGCGAGCCTTTCCAGTTTTCGTGGTCGAGAGACGGCGCGCAGCTCCCGAGCGGCGACTCGAGGGTTCACGTGAAGCAGGTGTCGGAAGCCGTGTCTTCGCTCACCATCTCCAAAGCGGGCGCCGAGGACATCGGCAACTACACCTGCGTCGCGACGAACGCGGCAGGCTCCGACAGCGCGACCTCCCAGCTACTCGTTACCGGTACTGTACCAATGCCAAACCAAATGAGAACTCGTAGCTAA